The following coding sequences are from one Salvia hispanica cultivar TCC Black 2014 chromosome 3, UniMelb_Shisp_WGS_1.0, whole genome shotgun sequence window:
- the LOC125209877 gene encoding auxin-induced protein 15A-like, producing MDLVKSLFKLWKRCKSFKKGCSLMLMIKRKFLPLNLEENKVARAPAGYVPIYIGREKNRFVIKTKHLNHHLFKSLLEEAESEYGYRHESLLTFPCKVDRFVDVLKEIDYYGDL from the coding sequence ATGGATTTGGTTAAGAGTTTGTTCAAGCTGTGGAAGAGGTGCAAATCTTTTAAAAAGGGTTGTTCCCTAATGTTGATGATCAAGAGAAAATTTTTGCCTCTCAATCTTGAGGAAAACAAGGTGGCGCGGGCGCCTGCGGGGTATGTCCCGATCTACATCGGGCGGGAGAAGAACAGGTTTGTGATCAAAACCAAGCATTTGAACCATCACCTCTTCAAGAGTCTACTTGAAGAAGCTGAATCTGAGTATGGATATCGTCACGAGAGCCTCCTAACGTTTCCATGCAAAGTTGATCGCTTTGTAGATGTTTTGAAGGAGATTGATTATTACGGTGACTTGTga
- the LOC125209878 gene encoding BAG family molecular chaperone regulator 5, mitochondrial-like, whose translation MYSPFFTNSRRYQQPYPYPTYHPFHPVYHAEPITEEIRPAETSAAPKVVRIPVQFAGSERSDRTESAVKIQKVFRGFLARKSLRKVKDIEIEVDKIEERLRSRETVELLKTDAKERLRMSESLMSLLLKLDSIRSVDLGVRACRKAVIRKAIGLQERIDAIVAGEI comes from the coding sequence ATGTATAGTCCGTTCTTCACAAACAGCCGGAGGTACCAGCAGCCCTACCCCTACCCGACTTACCATCCATTTCACCCCGTTTACCACGCCGAGCCGATTACGGAGGAGATACGGCCGGCGGAGACGTCCGCAGCGCCGAAAGTAGTTCGGATTCCGGTCCAATTCGCCGGATCCGAGCGATCAGACCGGACGGAGTCGGCCGTGAAGATTCAGAAGGTTTTCAGGGGGTTTCTAGCGAGGAAGAGCCTGCGGAAGGTGAAGGACATCGAAATCGAGGTGGATAAGATCGAGGAGAGGCTGAGGAGCCGCGAAACCGTCGAATTGCTGAAGACGGACGCGAAGGAGCGGCTGCGGATGAGCGAGAGCCTGATGTCTCTGCTGCTGAAGTTGGATTCGATCCGCAGCGTGGATCTCGGGGTGAGGGCGTGCCGGAAGGCTGTGATTCGTAAAGCGATCGGTTTGCAGGAGCGGATCGACGCGATCGTCGCCGGCGAAATTTAG
- the LOC125212378 gene encoding BAG family molecular chaperone regulator 5, mitochondrial-like: MYSPFFTNHRRYQQPYPTYHPFHSVYHADPAERSAAPKVVRIPVQFGGSERLDRTESAVKIQKVFRGFLARKSLRKVKDVKMEVDEIEERLRRRETMELVKTDAKERLRMSESLMSLLLKLDSIRGVDLGVRGCRKAVIRKAIGLQERIDAIVAGEIEGGESECGAELEESCGMERGMGDCEEKASGGRERELLEMVVKENEKMVRMMSELFERNEAQTKMLNALTQRVGMLERVIVCDRLRRKKKKAAPLPCTDK; this comes from the coding sequence ATGTATAGTCCGTTCTTCACAAATCACCGGAGGTACCAGCAGCCCTACCCGACTTACCATCCATTTCACTCCGTTTACCACGCCGATCCAGCGGAGAGGTCCGCAGCGCCGAAAGTAGTTCGGATTCCTGTTCAATTTGGTGGATCCGAGCGATTAGACCGGACGGAGTCGGCCGTGAAGATACAGAAGGTTTTCAGGGGGTTTTTGGCGAGGAAGAGCCTGCGGAAGGTGAAGGACGTTAAAATGGAGGTGGATGAGATCGAGGAGAGGCTGAGGAGGCGCGAAACCATGGAGTTGGTGAAGACGGACGCGAAGGAGCGGTTACGGATGAGCGAGAGTTTGATGTCTCTGCTGCTGAAGCTGGATTCGATCCGCGGCGTGGATCTCGGGGTTAGGGGATGCAGGAAGGCTGTGATTCGTAAGGCGATCGGTTTGCAGGAGCGGATTGACGCGATCGTCGCCGGCGAAATTGAGGGCGGGGAGAGTGAGTGTGGCGCGGAATTGGAGGAATCGTGCGGGATGGAGAGGGGTATGGGGGATTGTGAGGAGAAGGCGAGTGgcggaagagagagagagttgttgGAGATGGTGGTGAAGGAGAATGAGAAGATGGTGAGGATGATGAGTGAGTTGTTTGAGAGGAATGAGGCGCAGACGAAGATGCTGAACGCGCTGACGCAGCGCGTGGGGATGTTGGAGAGGGTGATCGTGTGTGATAGGttgaggaggaagaagaagaaggccgCGCCATTGCCCTGTACAGACAAATAA
- the LOC125209879 gene encoding uncharacterized protein LOC125209879, with protein MAESKLDLPEDLIGSKPSDQSWIPKASTGNDEDKGLMGSLDESKDQAASEIPLSPQWLYAKPNEPKMEARGPSSLSLGTSADLNQKEVWRSDVPEEKKDWRKIAPEPDSARRWREEERETGTFGRKDRRKMDRRVDNAPAREPTENRSLPATDRWHDVNNRSAGHETRRDSKWSLRWGPDDKEKDSRGDKRTDVEKEESHNESQPFVSNSRSGPERETDSRDKWRPRHRMEGNPAGSGQRTAPGFGPERGRVDGSNVGFTVGRGRSSASIGRPSSSSPIGAAQCDKNGKFVYPRGKLLDIYRKQKLESSLAPVPDTFEEVPPITQLEAADPLAFVAPDAEQEAVLSDIWKGKITSSGALYSALKTGRSGDSFSEVADVEFSNGRQVSFSADVTEDIPDNFDKSSADIHEASVDSIFYDTSSKGGLLNEKTVNYEEQYEVLENMNEKELDIGRLQALNGAQYEQFWSDELHKTGSRANEYQLDRGIPPEELSLYYQDPQGEIQGPFLGVDIISWFEQGFFGADLPVRLEDAPDDSPFLELGDVMPQLKFGHEYGSGNELSSNLEKSAVMEGASETCLQAGAPVPESVSSTVVDGSRWQLHEFDNIPSHQGQSNVPDSHRHLPQHMYSQGKDFNDFGVQDEEIVFPGRPGSGGSTIGKTSRVYGESASNSGNQSHLPHEMTESGLSNQNDNKMNPFRWSELASTHTRSEQAPPFSGGVQEKLVNAGPGGRLSPFSAMANQAHAPEAWNDAFGSSSHSYQDVMDGRLSSRMDQEFSQFDIAEKLLQQQLQQQHLQQHGVVPSLNTHMSDAMLEGAPSTKLMHHKQLGNQMGQDMEHLLALQRQQQRQIQLQQQQQLQQQEQFHQQQMLLKEQQQSQARQALLEQLLQSQMRESGRGQSRAALEQALLKQQILNDRQQRSQFPSRHSDPSLEQLIQAKFGQVPHQGHQNDLVDLLSHGRHGQIHPLDQQIIQQDQLHGRQLPLGLRQRLEMEERPINPGWSLDDAGNFHRNPSATNRAITAGFGPLDFYSQQIPPPEEHLNLLERNLSVHDRLQHGLYEPGMLPFERSMSLPVGPAGVNRDVVNSLARGLEMQEQIARIQSSGQGGGFSSGMFSQHINHPLHSNQFHESRMDTTEGHWSDNNGHLPNDWMESRVQQHLHNERQRREIDAKRNTEDPSLWMSAGSNDDSSKRLLMELLQQKTGHASSDHTDMINGVPNERRPPSGHRHRSMSNQSFGALSDQESGFNNSFTVGSFNSDSGLPPQNRRGEEKAKFVKEMHTQVQERIRERGEQVARHVNKGRKKVVFEPGDWVWVHLRKIRFPDKTKGKLAPRGDGPFLVLERVNDNAYVIDLPGEYNVSCTFNVTDLSPFDVVGSSDLRTNPFQEGEDDTTSRVGPMTRAMTRRLRDGLATFIQKSKREEPRRTDEPKLRIVLKNEGRPIGFKWKSSY; from the exons ATGGCGGAAAGTAAACTGGATCTCCCGGAGGATCTCATCGGTTCGAAGCCGTCCGATCAATCTTGGATTCCGAAAG CTTCCACTGGAAATGATGAGGACAAGGGGTTGATGGGATCACTGGATGAGTCAAAGG ATCAAGCAGCTTCTGAGATTCCTCTGTCCCCACAGTGGCTGTATGCTAAGCCAAATgagccaaaaatg GAAGCCCGTGGCCCAAGTTCTCTGTCTCTTGGCACCTCTGCTGATTTGAACCAAAAGGAGGTTTGGCGCTCAGATGTTCCtgaggaaaaaaaagattGGAGAAAGATTGCTCCTGAACCCGACAGTGCTCGCCGCTGGCGTGAAGAAGAAAGGGAAACTGGAACGTTTGGGCGAAAGGATCGCAGGAAGATGGACAGACGGGTTGACAATGCTCCGGCCAGAGAACCTACTGAGAACAGATCTTTGCCAGCAACTGACAGGTGGCATGATGTTAATAATCGCAGTGCTGGCCATGAAACAAGGCGTGATAGCAAATGGTCTTTAAGGTGGGGCCCTGATGACAAAGAAAAGGATTCTCGGGGGGATAAAAGGACAGATGTGGAGAAGGAAGAGTCCCATAATGAAAGCCAACCATTTGTTTCAAATAGTCGTTCTGGTCCTGAGCGTGAAACTGATTCTCGTGATAAGTGGAGGCCTCGGCATAGGATGGAGGGGAATCCTGCTGGATCTGGTCAACGCACTGCTCCTGGATTTGGACCTGAAAGGGGAAGAGTTGATGGTTCAAATGTGGGCTTTACTGTAGGGCGTGGTAGATCTTCTGCTTCCATTGGAAGAccttcatcatcttctccaattgGTGCTGCTCAGTgtgataaaaatggaaaatttgtTTACCCCAGAGGCAAACTACTTGACATATATCGTAAGCAAAAGCTGGAGTCATCCCTTGCCCCTGTGCCAGACACTTTTGAGGAAGTACCCCCAATAACTCAATTAGAGGCTGCAGATCCTTTAGCTTTTGTTGCTCCGGACGCTGAGCAAGAG GCTGTACTGAGTGACATATGGAAGGGTAAAATAACTAGCAGTGGAGCCTTGTACAGTGCACTTAAGACGGGCAGATCTGGTGATAGCTTTTCAG AAGTGGCAGACGTTGAATTCTCCAACGGAAGACAGGTTTCCTTCTCTGCTGATGTCACTGAAGATATACCAGATAACTTCGATAAATCATCAGCTGATATTCATGAAGCTAGTGTTGATAGCATATTCTACGATACTTCATCGAAAGGAGGTCTGTTAAATG AGAAAACTGTTAATTATGAAGAACAATATGAAGTTTTAGAGAACATGAACGAGAAAGAACTGGATATTGGCCGTTTGCAAGCTCTAAATGGTGCTCAATATG AACAGTTCTGGTCTGATGAGCTGCACAAGACTGGGAGCAGAGCCAATGAATATCAGCTGGATAGAGGAATCCCTCCAGAGGAATTGAGTTTGTATTATCAGGATCCTCAAGGGGAGATACAAGGACCTTTTCTTGGGGTGGACATCATTTCATGGTTTGAGCAAGGGTTTTTTGGGGCCGACTTACCTGTTCGTTTGGAAGATGCGCCTGATGACTCACCCTTCCTTGAATTGGGAGATGTTATGCCTCAATTGAAATTTGGACATGAGTATGGTAGTGGAAATGAGTTGAGTTCCAATTTAGAAAAGTCAGCTGTAATGGAGGGTGCGTCTGAAACATGCTTACAAGCTGGTGCTCCAGTTCCTGAATCTGTTTCTTCCACTGTAGTGGATGGATCCAGATGGCAGTTACAtgagtttgataatatccctTCACATCAAGGTCAGTCAAATGTACCTGACAGTCATCGTCATCTGCCACAACACATGTACTCTCAGGGAAAAGATTTCAATGATTTTGGCGTCCAAGATGAAG AAATCGTGTTTCCTGGAAGACCTGGTAGTGGTGGCAGTACGATAGGAAAGACGTCGAGAGTATATGGGGAATCTGCCTCAAATAGTGGGAACCAGTCGCATCTCCCTCATGAAATGACAGAGTCTGGTTTGTCAAATCAGAATGACAATAAAATGAATCCTTTTAGATGGTCTGAGCTTGCCAGTACACACACAAGGAGTGAACAGGCACCTCCATTCAGTGGAGGCGTGCAGGAGAAACTTGTAAATGCAGGACCTGGTGGTAGACTTTCCCCTTTCAGTGCCATGGCTAATCAGGCTCACGCCCCAGAGGCATGGAATGATGCTTTTGGCAGCAGCTCACATTCGTATCAAGATGTCATGGATGGTCGCCTATCTTCCAGAATGGACCAAGAATTTAGCCAATTTGATATAGCAGAGAAGCTATTGCAGCAGCAACTTCAGCAGCAGCATCTCCAGCAGCATGGTGTGGTGCCTTCCCTTAATACGCACATGAGTGATGCAATGCTAGAAGGGGCCCCATCTACTAAGTTGATGCACCACAAACAGCTTGGTAATCAAATGGGGCAAGATATGGAACATCTATTAGCCCTTCAGCGGCAGCAGCAGAGGCAGATCCAACTTCAACAACAGCAGCAGCTGCAGCAACAAGAGCAGTTCCATCAGCAGCAAATGTTGTTGAAAGAGCAACAGCAGTCTCAGGCAAGACAGGCTCTTCTTGAGCAGTTGCTGCAGAGTCAAATGCGCGAGTCAGGTCGTGGGCAGTCTCGTGCTGCTCTTGAACAGGCTTTGTTGAAGCAGCAAATTCTGAATGATAGGCAACAACGCTCCCAATTTCCTTCTAGGCATTCTGATCCATCCCTTGAGCAGCTAATTCAAGCAAAATTTGGTCAAGTGCCTCATCAAGGGCATCAAAATGATTTAGTGGATCTCTTGTCACACGGAAGGCATGGGCAAATTCACCCCCTGGATCAACAGATCATTCAGCAAGATCAGCTGCATGGGAGGCAGTTGCCTTTGGGGCTAAGGCAGCGATTGGAAATGGAAGAAAGGCCAATCAACCCTGGGTGGTCGCTTGATGATGCTGGTAATTTTCACAGAAATCCCTCTGCCACTAATAGAGCCATCACTGCTGGATTTGGTCCATTGGATTTTTATTCCCAACAAATTCCACCTCCGGAGGAGCATCTCAACCTTCTTGAACGCAATCTTTCTGTACATGACAGACTCCAACATGGTCTTTATGAGCCTGGCATGTTACCTTTTGAGCGTTCAATGTCATTGCCTGTGGGTCCTGCTGGGGTAAATCGTGATGTTGTGAATTCATTGGCTCGTGGCCTAGAAATGCAGGAGCAGATTGCACGGATTCAATCTAGTGGTCAAGGCGGAGGATTCTCGTCAGGCATGTTTTCTCAGCATATAAACCACCCTTTACATTCCAATCAATTTCATGAGTCACGAATGGATACAACAGAGGGCCATTGGTCTGATAATAATGGTCATTTACCGAATGATTGGATGGAGTCTAGAGTTCAACAACACCTTCATAATGAAAGGCAGAGGAGAGAGATAGATGCCAAAAGAAATACTGAAGACCCTAGTTTGTGGATGTCAGCTGGATCAAATGATGACAGTTCTAAGCGATTGCTTATGGAGCTACTACAGCAGAAAACTGGCCACGCATCAAGTGACCACACTGATATGATTAATGGAGTACCAAATGAGAGAAGGCCACCTTCAGGTCATCGCCATAGGAGCATGTCAAACCAGTCATTCGGTGCTCTTTCAGACCAGGAATCTGGTTTCAACAACTCATTCACTGTTGGGTCCTTTAATTCTGATTCAGGTCTGCCACCACAGAATCGAC GGGGAGAGGAAAAGGCTAAGTTCGTGAAGGAGATGCATACTCAAGTGCAAGAGAGGATCCGAGAGAGGGGAGAGCAAGTAGCCCGCCACGTGAACAAGGGACGCAAGAAGGTGGTTTTTGAACCCGGCGATTGGGTGTGGGTACATCTTAGGAAGATTCGTTTCCCCGACAAGACCAAGGGCAAGCTAGCCCCTAGAGGAGATGGGCCTTTTCTTGTGTTGGAACGCGTCAACGACAACGCCTACGTGATCGACTTGCCCGGTGAGTATAATGTTAGTTGCACGTTCAACGTCACTGATTTGAGTCCGTTTGATGTTGTAGGGAGttcggatttgaggacaaatcctttccaagaaggggaggatgatacgaCCTCACGTGTTGGACCCATGACGAGAGCCATGACGAGGCGGCTTCGGGATGGACTCGCAACTTTCATTCAAAAGTCCAAGCGGGAGGAGCCTAGGAGGACGGATGAGCCAAAGTTGAGGATTGTGCTGAAGAACGAGGGCCGACCAATTGGATTCAAATGGAAATCTTCCTATTGA